GAATTATCATCTCTAGACTTTGGCAACGATTTCAAGATGATGCAGACGTTACAGTACTGATCATCCCTCAGATACAACGCCGAATAAAGACCAAAGTCTACGGAATTGGACATTAATAGCCGTAAGCCCTaagttgggtcggctgttcaacgacggatataaaagaTCAGCTCGATAATTTGATGTTCAGCATGTCTAGGTTCTGTACGGACTGTATATCATCGCATGGGAGGCATGCaatgtattgaaaattataacaacTAAGTAATATTAGGATTTTTCAAgggcatattttttataattggtcCTGGGGGTAAAAATCGTAGTTTTTATGAATGGTATCATACAAACGCCATCTTTTTCAGTCTTtatcttttgtttaataaataggCTTTATGAATAAGTCACTTAGTTTTGTTTCTGATCTTTTATCTGCAATAACTGACATGACATTATCCTTAATTTAGGGACTTGAGtgtattaatactttattttgaacGGCTGGGGCTCAGGATATAGAGTGTTCACCTCCAATAAAGTGACCCAGGTGAAACCCAGCAGTGGCTGGTTGGTACTGCtcctggctcgcaccgaccacagtgctgagaAGGaaagtaccctcagaggtagacAGATGATAGATtggaatccccttgccgtcggacTAACCATTGGAGAATTTCCTGGTTGTCTTCTCAATGTTAGACAAATGggggttagttccttcaaaaagtctcCCATGAAAGCTAGTTTATCCCAATTTTTGATCCAGGacttcctttgtcttctgggttgggttcagaattacataGCTACGGAAACATTGTTCGTAAACTCAGAACTGCATTGCTGTTCACCACgggttataaaatgtaataaagtatCTTATTTTGCTTGTTGCCACAACAATTAGTTTTGTACTAGGACTAAGCCACAGTCAAATTGACCAAAATTCTTAATATAGCATttatcaagcatcactggctgcggtcagtgtgcgggtgggtgaccacttggatcaggctgcgtagggaccgagggtgagcggtattggtcctcgttaaactgtgctaccgtaaagtgctcgacttcacgcgcaggtcgtcgggctaccgaagtgggggtgccatcccctccgcagaggatcaaaattgtgatggcatgtcttcggttcatcctccgggatgtatcccagaccgtcgccaatagcccattgtgcagctctagtgcgacgtaaatgaacaaatcaatcaatcaatcaatttcaaatagaaatttaaaatttttaatatttcctccACGGTtggtaactaaatttattttttagtgtaaaaaatttattttactttgataaaaCGAGATTTTTAAACATCCAACTGTGCTAAATTCAAAGCAAGAAACGAACGATGCACGTCATTTAAGTAAAgagataaaacaattttataagctGTTTCTGCAAAGAAACTAAACtgagaaagaaacaaaacaaatgcgcattttgtgttaaattattgattaatttaacaCAGGGCgactaaaaattatctttaacacTTTGACGTANAAAAAGTCTCCCATGAAAGCTAGTTTATCCCAATTTTTGATCCAGGacttcctttgtcttctgggttgggttcagaattacataGCTACGGAAACATTGTTCGTAAACTCAGAACTGCATCGCTGTTCACCacaggttataaaataaagtacctTATTTTGCTTGTCACCACAGCAATTAGTTTTGTACTAGGGTTAAGCCACAGTCAGATTGACCAAAATTCTTAATAtagcatttatttcaaatagaaatttgaaattgttaatatttcGTCCACGGTtggtaactaaatttattttttagtgataaaaatttattttactttgataaaaCGAGATTTTTAAACATCCAACTGTGCTAAATTCAAAGCAAGAAACGAACGATGCATGTCATTTAAGTAAAgagataaaacaattttataagctCTTTCTGCAAAGAAATTAAACtgagaaagaaacaaaataatgtgcattttgtgttaaattattgattaatttaacaTAGGGCGActaaaaattgtctttaaaacTTTGATGTACAATATCGAATGAAATTAATAAGACAGTTAAGTTTTGTTAGTTATATATGTGCAGTGCATGTTCCAGcagtaaattaacttttattttcttcctgctattttttttttaaaaaaaaaggggggggaatACTTGGAGGCTCCGCCTCTGCTCGCTCCGTTCACCAGCCCCGGTAATTGCTACtcattctttattgttttttaaacgtcaatattttatacaagaacataaaatacttagtttttaagttatacAATATTGTAACTTTATGCAAGAACATTCTGTTAATATGTTATTCGTTAAGAAATCGACGATTAACTaggttagaaaaataatcacctgtatttgaaaaaaaatttttatctaagaaaTGCTAATTGTGGGACTGACGTGACTTACAGTAATTCAAATACGAAGCAGTTTTTATCCctctttattaatttcttctttttatatttaaaaatttcactataaacgttaagatttatatatctttttttttttttttttcagcataccAAATTTTAACTCAGTAGTACAGGCGCttgtattttttccttcaaatttaacaattaataaatctcGAACTAGCTAtcgagtattattttttttccctcatcgCTCTCCTCGTACATTTTTCTATACACCATCGCATTTTCATGTTTCTGAGTCACATAGTTTCTGAGCGACAGAGTAAATTGTAACATTAAGTTAAATACCCATAACAGCGGCGACGGCCCTTaggatttttttatgtaacgAGAAATAGTTTAATTGCAAGTACAATTTAGAAGCAATTATCACATTAAGTCACTAATATATTTGGAAGACGTTGAGTTTCAATAACCCTCCGCGTACCGCTCAgtttaaaactaactaaaaacggaaagatttttttttttatctgcatgTATTACAATTCACATCTTCAtcagttgttttaaaataatataagaattttattagcttttaagttttcaaaacatatattGCGGCGCCCGCTATTTCAGCGGGCAGGgtttataagtgaaaaaaattcatgcgatatttttatttttagtcgaatataatttttaaatattttgcctcGAAAAATGTTGcagaaattttgtaataaaacagaaaaaaataaaataaaagcccAGATTTATGGAATATTCCGAATCCGAATTACTGTCTTCATAATCAAGATATTTTCGTTTGTTATTCCCACACATAACGCCGCTGACACTAGTCAAatcaatatcttttataaatgcttatcacgtgaaagaaaaacaaaaagcaaGCGAACTCACAAATACGAGGGGAATAAAATCAAgcaagagagaaagaaaaaaaaaaatcctgaaccCTCTAGTGCCATCTAGCAGCGAAAATAAGCAtcaaatgatgcttttttttaaaaaaaaaaaaaaaaaaaccttcacgAGGAAGGAGCGGGATCAGTATTGAAACAAGGGGAAAAATTCTTCTCCCGCGATATTCATGTGGCCCATGGTTTGGGATGAAACTGTTACCCCGCTCAAATCGCGAGAGCCATACGCAGAGAGTAAGTTCGcgttttaaaatcacaaaatttcgCTAAAAAATCTCTGCGTGAACCATAGTTCTTAGAAACATATAGTATGCAACAATTAAGagatagaaaatgaaattttactagttttataCAAGTGTAAGAAACAACTactcttataataataaatgatattgtataaaaaaattcaaaattaaacataatatttttaaaaaccacgtttttgtagtggagaacaataattaaaaaaaaaaattttaaaaacgaaaaacgtggggcgcatgaaatacacatcagtaatgttatattagtgtgcgtatgtgtgctcttgagaatatgtgtatgtatatctgtaattgtattagaatgtggaatatgtttgtgtatatgtatgtggatgtatatgtggctgtgcatgtgtatgagtaagaaaatgtgtatatgtactgttatgtatttcatgcgccccacgtttttcgtttttcaatttttttaattattattctccactacaaaagcgtggttttcaaaaatgttatttttaattttgaatttttttattttaaattataatttttttattttatattttttaaaaatNttataataataaatgatattgaataaaatagttgGGAAGACACTTTTGAGTTAGCCAAAGTAGTACCACACTTGGGTACTAACTACTACTTTGGCTAACTCAAAAGTGTACCGAAGTGggatcaaatttaatatttaaggataccatttaattttagagaatacaaaaaattttgcacaatgcATTATTTAAGTCTAATAAGCTAAATAAAGCTCGCAGGTTTTTGGTTCCCAAAAGTTTAGCGTCAGAAACGGTCACTAACTCAAATTGTTCTTATgagagagtaaaataaaaatcatttctagCCTTCTCGGAATTAAGTCAAACCACAAGTCTGGGTTAAGTAGGGATTTGAGTGCTCTAACCACTCGGAAATCGGATGAAATTTCATTGCAATATTCCATTGTCATAAACACGAAAGCGAGTTAATAAAAACGTTGTAAAaagatacaataaattaaattttgcagtaAAGCTACACAAAAAGAacttaaaagtagtaaaatttttaaaatattatactatttcatttttacaattttttaaataatagaaacttcactaataaaaacttcaattttcatTTGGTTGCATTTTTTGATTCACTTACTAGCACTCATTCAGAGATAAGATTTATAGTTATGACTTTATCAAATACTTATTCTGTTAAAACGTAGTACGTTTTACCAGAACAAAGCGGAAGTTTTTTCCTCAGTTAACTGTTTAGGAAATCCATTTAATCATGAAGATTTTGTTCCTGTACTCGAAGCTTTTAGTTGTTTAAGTGGAAAAGggttttctataattaatgagacataaataaaaaatgcggGTTCCACAAAAATCAACTGAGAGGTGACTACTAGAGCGTAATAACTGCTGCTAGAATAGCTGATGCACCTGCAGACGATTATGGGCCGTTAAGCAGACGAGATGCACTTTCATTTTGTTGCAGGTAAggaaacttataataaaaataaaaaattatatatttaattaatcgatttattttttgttaatattgttctttttaaagatattttttagcatcattgatttcaattttatgtgaaaaagtttgaaataaatttatgaggtagtaaaaatttttctaaattcagaagataaaatttaaacacgaCATTTTAGCttcaatcttttatttaaaaccatttgttaaaaaaatttaaaaccgtAGATTGTATAGACCTTGTAACGATACATTTATTCTTACATTTCATCAACCTGAAAGTGATGCTGGCAGTATTTCGATTACATTAAAATCCAAGATCAgtagaatttgtttaaaaaaatcataaataaaataatccaaaagctgtacttcttttacattttcaaaattatatattctttagaaTAACGAAAATAAACATCCATAAGAGTTATTTGGTGACTAATAAGCTCCCtaaatcatcattaaaataGCTATTTCAAAGCTTATTTAAGATTACCCTGTACAAATCTTTTCAGAAATGCACATATTTGTTGGAAAAAGCTaattaatatatctttaaaaaaaaaataaaaaattaccgaatcacacaagatgcaaaaaaaaaaaaaaaagtgtcaacTCAAAGCATTACAATactaaatttatgaattgaTACTAAATGTTCCGTTGTGATCAACCTTAATATATATCATTAGAAATTTGGTCaagaacttatttaaattaagggtcacaaattaatatttaagagaagaaaaaacgtttttaaactatGACCGATCACTGTTGAATTCGATAATAGCAAAGCCGGGATTAAAAACATCGAAAACCCGCTTATTAAAGCATAAAACTGAAAGGAGGTTCCTCAGAAACGCGAACACATTCAATTGCCAACAGgctaattaattcattttaattccttttgttCTTTCCGACCACAATAAAGATGTTTCCTTACGCTTCTGTTTTTTTCTCTAGTAGATATTAATTTGTGCTACTCTAATGTTTTTACAATGACTCTAAAATTATGCAGAGTGTACTGTAATTCCTTTCCTCAACTTATACTTTTAAGGTTCTtgtcgaaagaaaaaaaacccataCATATTAGggattgtaaattaatatttaactggGGAGAATGAAAAATTGCTATCAACATCTATCAAATCACTACTGAAGTAGGCCGAACTGAAAACACCTAAACCAATTTCATTGGCAGAAAAAATTTGGTATTGCTATTTGAtctaagagaaaagaaaaacgctATCTAAATCTAACGAATCACTATTGAGGAAACCGAACTGAAAACAGCTGAacgagtttaataaaaaatggtgtTTCTAACTATCAGGTATTCTTGTTGACAGTATCGCTTTCCTCAGTGGAGATTCGATAAATTTTGATAGCGTTTTTACCTTTTCATCTccatattccatatttatttgcGATCCCTACTGTAGTAGTACATATATGTACGATTTTCTGActtaatttttgacaagaattttaaaatattacttaaggaTAAAAAACACTATGTGTATTAAGGAATGTAATActttgcatatttgaaatcaaaaacgTAGTAACATCATGTTATTGGTTTTAGATCTACGGGGGTTTTCCAAAAATGGCATCCTGATTGATACTTGCTACTTCATTTCTATTTACTAATttgatagaaaaggttttggcATCTGAAACATGACTGAAACGCACCATCTCCTACCTCAACTAACGTTATTTTCTGCAAGAAAAAGTTCCCCACTTTGCGCATTTGCATCTtcaatacttttcatttatatctGTGGTATAGGCTTTTACATGTGGTCAGCTAATTTCTCATGTAGACTGCGAAATTTAGGCGATATGTTACCGGAAGCCTTAAGTGTGCAATCTTATGAAATGGAACAAAGAGGACGATATACCATCATTAAAAACTATCTTAGAGCAGCATTGCAACCAGATATCTTAAACACGATGACATTTGCAACGGCGGCTATATTTCCTGAGCTTAACCATCTGCCAGAAATTTGCTCGAGATGGAAAGGTCCAATGTCAGTGTCAGTTTATGCACCAGGATCCGACTTCAAATCTGCACttcgaaaaataatcaatttgagGTTGGCTAACCCATGTATCCATCAAAACGTGTCCTGgcatgtttattttgatttggatTTTAACCCTTCATGGGGAAGGTTAAAATCGCCGGAAGAAGAAGCTGAGCTGACAACGACGACTTCAACCTCGTATCAAGTCTGGTTAAAGGGAACTTTCAAAAGTCACGGCAATTTGCCTTTTCCAGCAAATATCGGCAGGAACGTTGCCATTCAAGAAAGTAAAACAGACTATGTCCTCGTTTCTGATTTGCATTATTATCCGAGTGTCGACATTATACCTCGATTCATcgagcttttaaaatttcaaaagacttctaaaaaaattgtttacgtCCTTCCAGTTTTTAAAATGGCAGGATATGGGAAACCTCCTGAAACTAAAAGCGAATTGGTACAGATGACAGCGGAAGGTAATATTGTCTTGCCAAGCAGTACTTTGGATTGCTCACAGTGCAATATTTTCCCACATGCAAGGAAATGGTTGGAAGTCAGATCTCCAGACCATACACTGTCTGTGTATTATGTGAGTCATGAAAAAGATGAATTTGAATCTTGGCAACCTTACTATATATCCAGGAGagatatacctttttttaatgaagaggAAATCAAGGAAGGACGGCATGATAGAAAATTGCAGGCAAGTGTGCATGtttttgattcttaaaatagtaattagagattacaaacaaaaattcaaacacAAAATCAGCAGTTAGAGAAATAACTATCCctcaagttaaaataaaatgttgatttaataaattacccaaaaatttttttttttttgttgaaattttaagcaagttaaggatttttttagGCAAAGAAAAGATACTACATATTTCACATTAACCTACGGAGaattatattaacttaattcataatcaatattttttgttttaatttattcattaaagtatattttgtgcat
Above is a window of Parasteatoda tepidariorum isolate YZ-2023 chromosome 5, CAS_Ptep_4.0, whole genome shotgun sequence DNA encoding:
- the LOC107451333 gene encoding beta-1,4-glucuronyltransferase 1-like, with protein sequence MTETHHLLPQLTLFSARKSSPLCAFASSILFIYICGIGFYMWSANFSCRLRNLGDMLPEALSVQSYEMEQRGRYTIIKNYLRAALQPDILNTMTFATAAIFPELNHLPEICSRWKGPMSVSVYAPGSDFKSALRKIINLRLANPCIHQNVSWHVYFDLDFNPSWGRLKSPEEEAELTTTTSTSYQVWLKGTFKSHGNLPFPANIGRNVAIQESKTDYVLVSDLHYYPSVDIIPRFIELLKFQKTSKKIVYVLPVFKMAGYGKPPETKSELVQMTAEGNIVLPSSTLDCSQCNIFPHARKWLEVRSPDHTLSVYYVSHEKDEFESWQPYYISRRDIPFFNEEEIKEGRHDRKLQLLELCLNHYEFHILDNAFLVQVQQEMETVKDTNILQNFILHNNAAREKKLEALLCRYGSDTGCAI